Within Alkalidesulfovibrio alkalitolerans DSM 16529, the genomic segment GGCTAACCGCCTCGCGGAAGTGAAGGCGCACGCGCTGCGGCAGAAGGATGTGCGCGCGGCCGTGTTGGCTGCGCTGTATGTGTCTCGCACCGTCAAGACACCGCCTCTCGACGGCCTTTCCGTCAAGCACGTCGCAGACGACAGCGGCTACTCCGAAGTGGAAGTGCGCTTTGCTTGCGAGGTGCTTGTCGAGACGGGAATGGCGTTGCCGACCGGCAGCTACTACCGCATTACCCCGCGCGGCTGCGTTGAAATCGAATCCATCACCGAAAAGGAGTAAGTGAACATGGCTATCGTTACCCCCGCCCTTATCACCTCGCTGCGCACCGGGTTCTCCGACGCGTTCCGCAAGGCGCTGGGCGACACCCCCACCGACTATCAGAAGGTCGCGACCGTCGTTCCCTCCGGGTCCGCCGGAAACACGTACGGCTGGCTCGGGCAGTTCCCCAAGCTGCGCGAGTGGATCGGCGACCGCGTCATCAAGGATATGGCCGCCCAGGCGTACCAGGTCCAGAACAAGCTGTACGAATCCACGGTCGGCGTGAAGCGTACCGACATCGAGGACGACAACGTCGGTATCTACACCCCGCTGTTCTCCGAGATGGGCCGGGCCGCCATGTCCCACGCGGACGAGCTGGTCTTTGCCCTGCTCAAGGCCGGAGCTTCGACCCTGTGCTACGACGGGCAGAACTTCTTCGACACCGACCATCCCATCTACCCCGAGGTCGACGGGACCGGAGACGTGGAAACCGTTTCCAACATGGACGTTCCCGGAGCTGATCCCGGCGCGCCCTGGTATCTGCTCGACACCGGCCGCGCCCTCAAGCCGCTGATCTTCCAGGAGCGCACCAAGCCGGAACTCGACAGCATGACCGCGACCAACGACGAGGGCGTGTTCGTCCGCGACGAGTACCGCTACGGCATTCGCTACCGCTGCAACGCGGGCTTCGGTTTCTGGCAGATGGCCTACATGAGCCGCCAGACTCTGAACGCCACCAACTTCAACTCCGCCATGACCGCCATGATGAGCACCAAGGCCGACGGCGGCCGCCCGCTGGGCATCAAGCCCTCCGTGCTGGTTGTTCCCCCGTCCCTGCGCGCTGCGGCCATCGAGATCGTCAAGAACGAGCGCCTGGCCAACGGCGCGTCCAACCCCAACTTCGGCGTGGTCGACATGATCGTCTCGCCGTGGGTGGCCTAAGGAGGTTCTCTGATGGCTGAGAAAGAAAAGACTCAGAAGAGGGACGAAAAGCAGGAGTCCGGCCTGGTCAAGCTCGTGGTGCGAACCAAGAGTCTCTCGCGCCGGTTCCGTGCTGGCCTCGGGCCGTTCCATCCGGAGCCCGAAGAGGTCGAAGCTACCCCCGACCAGGAAGCGGCCCTTCGCGCTGATCCCGAACTCGTGGTGAACGTGGCATGAGCTACGCCACGCTGCAGGAGTTAGTCGATCGCTACGGCGAGGAGCGACTGGTGCAGTTGACCGACAGGAGCATGGCCGAGGTCATAGACCAGGCCGTGCTCCTGCGCGCCATTGCCGACGCCGACGCCGAGATCGACGGGTATCTGGCCGCGCGCTACCGCCTCCCTCTGGCGAGTGTTCCTCCTGTGCTGACGCGGATCGCCCCGGACATCGTCTTCTATCGCCTCCATAGCGATGAAGCTCCGGAAGAGGTTCGCACCCGCTACGAGGACGCCCGCCGCCTGCTGGAGGGCATCAGCCGTGGCTCTGTCGGCCTCGGCGTTCCGGAGACCGAGGATCAGCCTCGCCCGTCGCTGGCCTCTGCCAGTTCCGGGAATCCGCGCATCATGGATCGCTCGGGTACGGAGGGGCTCTAATGGTTTCTCTTGAGCCCGTGATTGTCGCCCGTATCGCCGAGAACATGCCCAAGGGCGTGAAAGTCTTTTCCGCCGCAGACCTTGCCGGAGTGCGCGAGGCCGCACAGCACACCCCGGCGGTGCATGTGATCTATGACGGCTATCGCGTGGTTCAGGCCGATGGGGCTGTAGCTGAGATCGAAACGTCCTGGCTGACCGTTCTGGCGGTGAGAAACGCGAGAGCACAGAAGACGGGGAGCGCGGCAAGAGAAGACGCTGCGAAGCTCATTTCCAGCCTGTACGGCTCTTTGGCCGGGTGGCTGCCCTCTGGGTGCGTACGCGAGCTTGAGCTGGCCAATGCCCCGCGTCCCGGCTTCGACGCCGGGTTCCTGTATCTGCCGTTGGCGTGGAATGCGCGCCAGGTGTTGGTGGGCAGCGTGGCCGGAGAAGAGGTCGAAGTTCCCTTGCAAACAGTAACATTCAAAGGAGACGTCGAATGAAAACCTATATCTATTCCGGGCCTCCCTCCGGCGTGACCATCGAAGGCCGCGAGGTGATGCTCTGGCCCGGCCGTCCTGTGGAGCTGCCGGAAAAGTCCGGCTACGTGTCGGCGCTCGTGGCCCAGGGACGGCTGACGCCCGCACCGGCCGCTGCGCCTCAGAAAAAGCGGAGCAAAGGAGAGTAAATCATGGCAGCCAACTACTTGCATGGTGTTGAAACCATCGAAATCGACAAGGGGCCTCGCCCGGTCCGCACGGTCAAGTCGGCCGTTGTCGGGCTGATCGGAACGGCTCCGGCCGGGCCTGTGAACGCGCCCACCATTGTCCTGTCCGACCGCGACGCCGCGCAGTTCGGGGCGGCGCATCCCGACTACACCATCCCGCAGGCCCTTGACGCGATCTTTGACCAGGGCGCGGGTACGGTCATCGTCATCAACGTGCTGGACCCCTCGGTTCACAAGGCCGAAGTGACCGACGAGGCGCTTGTGCTGTCCGGGGATGTGGGGACCGCCGCGCATCCGGCATGGAACGGCGCGCCGACGGTCAAGTCGTCGGACGGCGCAACCACCCACGTGGCCGGGACGGACTACACCTACGACGCCGACGCGGGAACCATCACCCGTATCGACGGGGCCGGTATCTCCTCCGGGGCGAGCCTGCTCGTGAGCTACGAGCACAAAGACCCCACCGCCGTTCTGCCTTCCGACCTGATCGGGACCGTGACCGTGGGCGGTGCTCGCACCGGCATGAAGGCCCTGGACGACACCTACAACCTGTTCGGCTTCTTCGCCAAGATTCTGATCGCCCCGGTGTACTGCACCCAGAACAGCGTGGCCGTGGAAATGATCAGCATGGCGCACAAGCTGCGCGCGGTTACGCTGATCGACGCGCCTATCGGGCTGACTCCGCAGCAGGCGATCACCGGACGCGGCCCCATGGGCGAGATCAACTTCAACACCTCCAGCGAGCGGGCCGTGCTCTGCTACCCCCATCTGAAGGTATATGATACCGCCACCGACTCGGAGCGCCTGGAGCCCATGAGTCAGCGTCTTGCTGGCGTGATCTGCCGCAAGGACGTTGAGAACGGATACTGGTGGAGCCCTTCCAATACGGAGTTCATGGGTATCACCGGGGCCGAGCGCAGCATTTCCGCGCGCATCAACGATCCGCAGACGGAAGCCAACCTGCTGAACGAAAACGGCATCGTGACCGTGTTCAACAGCTTCGGTACCGGCCTTCGAGCCTGGGGCAACCGTTCCGCCGCGTGGCCGTCCGTCTCGCACCCGAAGAACTTCATCAACGTGCGCCGCACTGCGGACATTCTCCACGAGTCCGTCGAGTACGCCATGCTGCAGTTCATCGACTTCCCCATCAACAACGCCCTGATCGACGACATTCGCGGAACCGTGAACTCGTTCATCCGGACGCTGATCGGTCGCGGCGCGCTGGTCGACGGCTCCTGCACCTATGATCCGGCCAAGAACCCGCCGACCGAAACGGGCAACGGGCATCTGACCTTCGACATCACGTTCATGCCGCCGACTCCGGCCGAGCGGATCACCTTCGAGAGCGTGATCGACATCAACCTGCTCAAGACCCTTGGGCAGTAACAGGAGGCGTATATGGGCAAGATTGCCATCAACCGCATCACCAACGCGAACGTCTACATTGACGGCGCGAGCCTGCTTGGCCGGGCCGAAGAGGTGGAGCTGCCGCAGATCAAGGCCAAGATGTCCGAGCACAAGGCTCTGGGCATGGTGGGCAGCATTGAAGCGTTCGCCGGTTTCGAGAAGCTGGAGGGCAAGGTCAAGTGGGCCTCCCTGTATCCGGAAGTGCTCAAGAAGGCCGCCAACCCCTTCAAGACCGTGCAGCTGCAGCTCAGAGGCAGCCTGTACACCCAGACGGCGCAGGGCCGTACTGACGAGGTTCCGGTCGTCGCACTGCTGACCGTGGCCTTCAAAACCTTCCCCGGCGGCAACTGGAAGCAGCACGAGAACGTCGAAATGGAAACGGAGTTCGTCGCCTATTACATGAAGATCACCGCCGGAGGCGAGGATATCGTCGAGGTCGACGTGCTGGAAAACATCTACAAGGCCGGGGGTGAAGATCTTCTGGCTGAATACAACGAGAACATCGGAGGCTAGTCTTGTCCAAATTAAATGAGATTCCCCTGGCGGAACATCTGACCTTGCCCGACGGCACCGTCGTGAAGAAAATCGTCCTGCGCTCCCCCAAGGTGCGCGATCTCAAGCTGGCCCAGCGCGGCGGCGGAACCGAAGCGGATCAGGAGATCAGGCTGATGGCCTCCCTGTGCGAGCCTCCCATGACGCCGGAGGATATGGAGGAAATGGGGCTTGCGGACTTCCGCAAGCTCCAGGCCGCGTTTCAGAGATATCTGGATTCCCCTTCCTGATCTGTGGCAGGCCGCCGCCGCACTGGCGCGGTGGTATCGTTTCCAACCCTCCGAAATAGACGCGCTAACCCTTGAAGAGCTGCGGCTCTGGCTGGCCGAGGCGGCCCGCCAGGCTAAAGCTGAAGCCGAGAAATAACCGGACACCACATGGCATCTTCCCTTACTCTTGGTCTCTTGGTCTCAGCGACCACCAGCGCCGCCCAGGGCGCGTTGCAATCCTTGGGGCAGTCCGTCCATCGGCTTTCCGGCCAGGTGGAAGACGCCTCCAGGGAACATGCGCGCCTGGGCGGCGAGGTGGCTCGGCTCCGTGCGTCTGGCCGGGTGCCTGAAGACCTGGCCAAGAGATATGACAAGCTGGGCAAAAGCATTGAATCTGCGAAGCTCAATCTGGAAGGGCTGACCCGCGCCCAGGAAAAGGCCGCGTCGCACCGTGCGGCCATGGGCGAGATGTGGGGGCAGGCCGTGGGCGTTGCCGCCCTGGGCGCTACCCTCGCGGCTCCGGCTCGTTCTGCCATGGCCTTTGAATCCGCCATGGCCGACGTGCGAAAGGTCGTAGACGGGTCGGAGGCGGAGCTGAACGGGCTTGGCGACAGCATCAAGATGCTGTCCCGCCGAATGCCCCTTTCCGCTGTGGAGCTGGCCCAGCTCGCGGCGTCCGGCGGACAGCTCGGCGTTGCCCTCAAGGACTTGCCGAGCTTCATAGAGACCACGGCCAAGATGGCTGTCGCCTTTGATATGTCCGCAGAAGCGGCTGGCGATTCCATGGCCAAGGTCGCGAACGTCTATCAGATTCCGATCGGCAGTATCGGCCACCTGGGCGACGTGATCAATCAGCTTTCCAACGAGTCCCCGGCAAAGGCGCGGGATATCGTAAACAGCTTGACTCGCGTCGGCGGTGTCGCACGGCAGTTCGGCTTGAGCGCCGACGGCGCGGCCGCCTTGTCGAGCGCACTGATCTCCCTTGGCAAGCCGCCGGAAGTGGCCGGGATGGCGATCAACGGCATGCTGACCAAGCTGGCCACCGCCGACAAACAGGGCGCGAAGTTCCAGGAGGCCCTCGCCGCCATGGGCATGTCTGCGGAGGGGCTCAAAAAGGCCATCGCCACTGACGCACAGGGCGCGCTTTTAGGATTCTTGAAGGCTCTGGAGAAGGTGCCGAACTCGGAGCGCACCGGGCTCCTGGTTGACATGATGGGCCTTGAGTATGCCGACGATGTTGCGCTGCTGGCCGGGTCCGTTAAGACCTACACGGACGCTCTCGCCGTCCTGCCGCGCGTCGAAGGCTCCATGGAGAACGAGTTCGCAGCCAGGGCGGGAACCACCGAGAACAAGCTGCAGCTTTTGAAGAATGCAGTATCCGAACTAAGCATAAACCTTGGGTCGGCGCTGCTCCCCGCGCTGCGGGAAATGTTTTCCACTCTTCGCCCTCTCGTTGTCGCAATGGCCGATTGGGCCGCAGAGAACCCGGCGCTGGTCTCCGCCATCGGCAAGGCCGCCGCTGTGCTCTTGACGTTCAAGGCGGCAAGCCTTGCGGCCAGGGCTGGCTACCACCTTCTCGGCGGCAGCCTCTGGTCCAGCATAGCCCGCTGGCGCTCCATCAAGGCGTCCGTCCAGGGCGCGATGATGGCCATGCAAGCCGGGAACGTCGGCAAGTTCGCAGCAGTGACCGGCAGGCTGTCCGCAGCTTCCGGCTGGCTGGCTTCTCACATGGGAAGCATCGCGAGTCTCGGCGGCCCTCTCAAGGTTCCCCAGATTCGCCTGGCCGCCATCGCCGCCTCGGCAAAAGCCTCCGGCGCTGCCCTGTCTGGCTCTTTCTCCGCTGGCCTACTGTCGGCCCGGCAGGGTGCGCTGCGTTTCGGATCGTCTCTCCGACCGCTTCCCGCGATCGCCGGGAGGGGACTCGTTTCCGGGCTCAAGTCTTCCGCCCAGGCCGCGCTGTGGTGGGGGCGCGCCACGTTGCGCAGCCCCGTTGTTGCCGGGAAGGCTCTCTTTTCTTCTTTCCGCATGATCGGGCAGGCCGTTCTCTGGCTTGGCCGCGCCATGCTGCTCAGCCCCATAGGCTGGATCGGCATCGCCATTGCCGGGGCCGCGCTCCTGATCTGGAAGTTCTGGAAACCCATCAAGGGGTTCTTTGTTGGCATGTTCCAGGGCTTGTCCTCGGCGCTCAAGCCGGTCGGCGACGCCATGCGCACGGCCTTTGCTCCGGTCGCGTGGATTGTGAAGCCGGTCGCGGATGCGCTCGGCCAGGTCTGGTCTTGGGTGAAGGCTCTGCTGCAGCCGGTCGAAGATACCGGCGGAGCGGCGCAGTCGCTGGGGCAAAAGTTCGGAACGGCCATCGGCACCATTATACGGCTCGTTATCGGCCTCCCTCTTCGTCTGGCCATGCTGCCCCTGGAGTTTGTCAAGCTCGGCGCGCAGATCATCGGCGGCCTGCTCGGCGGCCTCAAGCAAGGGTGGGAGAGTCTGAAATCAGGTCTTTCCGAGCTTGCTGGAAACATTGTTAGCTCGTTCAAGAGCCTGCTTGGCATCCGGTCTCCCTCGCGCGTGTTCGCCGGTCTGGGTGGAATGCTTGGGGCCGGTCTTGCCGTGGGCATGAAGGGGAGCGCCGGAGAAGTGGCCCGCGCGGCTGGCGAGATGTCGAAGGCTGCTACGCCGAACCTTCCCACGGTTCCGCTCCAGGCTCTTGCCGGTCGGAACGCCGGGGGCGGAGCTGGCGCTGCCGCCGGAGCTGGCCGAGGAGGCATGAACGTCACCTTCGCGCCTGTCATTCATGTTGGACAGGGCGGTGGAGGTGTGCGCGAGCAGGTGAAGGAGGCCATGAGCCTCAGCTTCGCCGAGTTTGAGCGCCTGATGTCCCGATACGAGCGGGATCACGCAAGGAGGTCTCCCGCATGAGTCTGTACGCCACCCTCGGGGAAACGGAACTGGAAGTCGTATCGTGGATGGACGGGCTTGATATCCGCTATGGGTCCAGCTTTTCCGAGCATGCGCTTATCGGCAGAAAGCCAGCCATGCAGCATACCGGGTGGAGCCCGGACGAGTTGTCTTTCAGCGTCACGCTGCACTCGTCATGGTGCAACCCCGCAGACGAGGTTCGGGGCCTGAAGGACCACATGGACGCCGCCACGCCCTTGGACTTCGTTCTTGGCAACGGCGAATATCGTGGTGTCTTTGTCATCGTCGACCTGTCCGTGACCTATCGCCAGACGAACGGGGCCGGGACGGTGATCTCGCTGGAGGCGTCGCTGCGCCTCCGGGAGTACGTCGGCGATCCGGCCAAGCCGAATCCCCCCGGAGTCTTTTCTCGTGGCATGTACGTTCCGCCGGTCGCCGCGAGCACGGACGTTCTG encodes:
- a CDS encoding Mu-like prophage major head subunit gpT family protein; this encodes MAIVTPALITSLRTGFSDAFRKALGDTPTDYQKVATVVPSGSAGNTYGWLGQFPKLREWIGDRVIKDMAAQAYQVQNKLYESTVGVKRTDIEDDNVGIYTPLFSEMGRAAMSHADELVFALLKAGASTLCYDGQNFFDTDHPIYPEVDGTGDVETVSNMDVPGADPGAPWYLLDTGRALKPLIFQERTKPELDSMTATNDEGVFVRDEYRYGIRYRCNAGFGFWQMAYMSRQTLNATNFNSAMTAMMSTKADGGRPLGIKPSVLVVPPSLRAAAIEIVKNERLANGASNPNFGVVDMIVSPWVA
- a CDS encoding gp436 family protein, which codes for MSYATLQELVDRYGEERLVQLTDRSMAEVIDQAVLLRAIADADAEIDGYLAARYRLPLASVPPVLTRIAPDIVFYRLHSDEAPEEVRTRYEDARRLLEGISRGSVGLGVPETEDQPRPSLASASSGNPRIMDRSGTEGL
- a CDS encoding phage tail terminator protein; translation: MVSLEPVIVARIAENMPKGVKVFSAADLAGVREAAQHTPAVHVIYDGYRVVQADGAVAEIETSWLTVLAVRNARAQKTGSAAREDAAKLISSLYGSLAGWLPSGCVRELELANAPRPGFDAGFLYLPLAWNARQVLVGSVAGEEVEVPLQTVTFKGDVE
- a CDS encoding phage tail sheath subtilisin-like domain-containing protein → MAANYLHGVETIEIDKGPRPVRTVKSAVVGLIGTAPAGPVNAPTIVLSDRDAAQFGAAHPDYTIPQALDAIFDQGAGTVIVINVLDPSVHKAEVTDEALVLSGDVGTAAHPAWNGAPTVKSSDGATTHVAGTDYTYDADAGTITRIDGAGISSGASLLVSYEHKDPTAVLPSDLIGTVTVGGARTGMKALDDTYNLFGFFAKILIAPVYCTQNSVAVEMISMAHKLRAVTLIDAPIGLTPQQAITGRGPMGEINFNTSSERAVLCYPHLKVYDTATDSERLEPMSQRLAGVICRKDVENGYWWSPSNTEFMGITGAERSISARINDPQTEANLLNENGIVTVFNSFGTGLRAWGNRSAAWPSVSHPKNFINVRRTADILHESVEYAMLQFIDFPINNALIDDIRGTVNSFIRTLIGRGALVDGSCTYDPAKNPPTETGNGHLTFDITFMPPTPAERITFESVIDINLLKTLGQ
- a CDS encoding phage major tail tube protein, whose translation is MGKIAINRITNANVYIDGASLLGRAEEVELPQIKAKMSEHKALGMVGSIEAFAGFEKLEGKVKWASLYPEVLKKAANPFKTVQLQLRGSLYTQTAQGRTDEVPVVALLTVAFKTFPGGNWKQHENVEMETEFVAYYMKITAGGEDIVEVDVLENIYKAGGEDLLAEYNENIGG
- a CDS encoding phage tail assembly protein; this translates as MSKLNEIPLAEHLTLPDGTVVKKIVLRSPKVRDLKLAQRGGGTEADQEIRLMASLCEPPMTPEDMEEMGLADFRKLQAAFQRYLDSPS
- a CDS encoding phage tail tape measure protein, which translates into the protein MEDASREHARLGGEVARLRASGRVPEDLAKRYDKLGKSIESAKLNLEGLTRAQEKAASHRAAMGEMWGQAVGVAALGATLAAPARSAMAFESAMADVRKVVDGSEAELNGLGDSIKMLSRRMPLSAVELAQLAASGGQLGVALKDLPSFIETTAKMAVAFDMSAEAAGDSMAKVANVYQIPIGSIGHLGDVINQLSNESPAKARDIVNSLTRVGGVARQFGLSADGAAALSSALISLGKPPEVAGMAINGMLTKLATADKQGAKFQEALAAMGMSAEGLKKAIATDAQGALLGFLKALEKVPNSERTGLLVDMMGLEYADDVALLAGSVKTYTDALAVLPRVEGSMENEFAARAGTTENKLQLLKNAVSELSINLGSALLPALREMFSTLRPLVVAMADWAAENPALVSAIGKAAAVLLTFKAASLAARAGYHLLGGSLWSSIARWRSIKASVQGAMMAMQAGNVGKFAAVTGRLSAASGWLASHMGSIASLGGPLKVPQIRLAAIAASAKASGAALSGSFSAGLLSARQGALRFGSSLRPLPAIAGRGLVSGLKSSAQAALWWGRATLRSPVVAGKALFSSFRMIGQAVLWLGRAMLLSPIGWIGIAIAGAALLIWKFWKPIKGFFVGMFQGLSSALKPVGDAMRTAFAPVAWIVKPVADALGQVWSWVKALLQPVEDTGGAAQSLGQKFGTAIGTIIRLVIGLPLRLAMLPLEFVKLGAQIIGGLLGGLKQGWESLKSGLSELAGNIVSSFKSLLGIRSPSRVFAGLGGMLGAGLAVGMKGSAGEVARAAGEMSKAATPNLPTVPLQALAGRNAGGGAGAAAGAGRGGMNVTFAPVIHVGQGGGGVREQVKEAMSLSFAEFERLMSRYERDHARRSPA
- a CDS encoding phage tail protein, producing MSLYATLGETELEVVSWMDGLDIRYGSSFSEHALIGRKPAMQHTGWSPDELSFSVTLHSSWCNPADEVRGLKDHMDAATPLDFVLGNGEYRGVFVIVDLSVTYRQTNGAGTVISLEASLRLREYVGDPAKPNPPGVFSRGMYVPPVAASTDVLSTVSGQDAAPAPEAAKSVSQAVSSASEVTQAAELTASMSARLLSEGESALQAARELSDDLRAIASRLPIAAFSAISSLPGASDVMAAYNSAKSELGFASDAIRTVEGAVSAARSARRAAEALADVRPALSGIAAKVAIRGVQL